One window of the Leptotrichia trevisanii DSM 22070 genome contains the following:
- the sufC gene encoding Fe-S cluster assembly ATPase SufC, protein MSLLELKNVKSEVEGKEILKGLNLTINKGEVHVIMGPNGAGKSTLASILVGHPKHELVDGEIILDGENINEDAVDERAKKGIFLSFQYPEEIPGLTVEDFLRTAKEAVTGEKQYLMKFHNELVEKMEKLHINPEYADRHLNVGFSGGEKKKNEILQMAVLEPKLAILDETDSGLDIDATKVVFEGVQKLKTKDTALLIITHYDKVLEYMKPDFVHILMDGKIVKTGGQELVESIEKDGYAKMKKDLGL, encoded by the coding sequence ATGAGTTTGTTAGAATTGAAAAATGTAAAATCTGAAGTAGAAGGGAAAGAAATTCTGAAGGGATTGAACTTAACCATAAATAAAGGGGAAGTGCACGTGATTATGGGGCCTAATGGGGCTGGAAAATCTACACTTGCAAGTATTCTTGTGGGGCATCCGAAACATGAATTAGTTGATGGAGAAATTATTCTAGATGGAGAAAATATTAATGAGGATGCTGTGGATGAAAGAGCTAAAAAGGGGATTTTCTTATCGTTTCAATATCCTGAGGAAATACCAGGGCTTACTGTGGAGGATTTTTTGAGAACGGCAAAAGAGGCTGTTACTGGGGAAAAACAATATTTAATGAAGTTTCACAATGAATTGGTGGAAAAAATGGAAAAACTTCACATTAATCCTGAATATGCAGACAGACATTTAAATGTTGGTTTTTCCGGTGGAGAAAAGAAAAAGAATGAAATTTTACAGATGGCAGTTTTAGAGCCAAAATTGGCTATTCTGGATGAAACTGATTCTGGACTTGATATTGATGCGACAAAAGTTGTATTTGAAGGAGTCCAAAAATTAAAAACTAAAGATACAGCTTTACTTATAATTACACACTATGATAAAGTTCTTGAATATATGAAGCCTGATTTTGTTCATATTCTGATGGATGGAAAAATTGTTAAGACAGGTGGACAGGAATTAGTGGAAAGCATTGAAAAAGATGGTTATGCTAAAATGAAGAAAGACTTGGGATTATAA
- the sufB gene encoding Fe-S cluster assembly protein SufB, producing MENRKKTYVADIERGVYDIKDEGHYRYKVDKGLTAEIINKISDRKNEPDWMREFRLKALEVYDSKPMTDWGPDLSDLDINDIVHYLEPDSAPMNENWDDVPSYIRETFDRLGIPEAEKQSLAGVGAQYDSEVVYHSIHKDLEEQGVIYTDIETAIVKYEDMLKEHFMKLISINDHKFAALHGAVWSGGSFIYVPKGVKVKMPLQSYFRLNAPEAGQFEHTLIIVDEGADLHFIEGCSAPKYKKNVLHAGAVELIVKKGARLRYSTIENWSRNMYNLNTKRALVEEDGVIEWVSGSFGSRVSMLYPMSILKGNRSRCEFTGVTFAAAGQYLDTGCKIIHQGKQTSSTVHSKSISKNGGTAFYRGLLKVLPEATGARSTVECESLMLDNLSSSDTIPIIDINNDSVDIGHEAKIGRISDEAIFYLMSRGISEDEAKAMIVRGFVEPISKELPLEYAVELNKLIELELEGTIG from the coding sequence ATGGAAAATAGAAAAAAAACGTATGTTGCAGACATTGAACGTGGTGTCTATGATATAAAAGATGAAGGACATTACAGATATAAAGTTGATAAGGGGCTTACAGCGGAAATTATTAATAAAATTTCAGATAGAAAAAATGAACCTGATTGGATGAGAGAATTTAGATTGAAGGCACTGGAAGTTTATGATTCAAAGCCAATGACTGATTGGGGGCCAGATTTGTCAGATCTTGATATAAATGATATTGTGCATTATTTAGAGCCTGATTCAGCACCGATGAATGAAAACTGGGATGATGTGCCAAGCTATATAAGAGAAACTTTTGACAGACTTGGTATTCCTGAGGCTGAGAAGCAATCACTTGCAGGAGTGGGAGCACAATATGACTCTGAGGTGGTTTATCACAGCATTCATAAGGATTTGGAAGAGCAAGGGGTAATTTATACAGATATTGAAACTGCTATTGTGAAATATGAGGATATGCTGAAAGAACATTTTATGAAATTGATTTCAATTAATGATCATAAATTTGCCGCATTGCACGGAGCAGTATGGTCAGGTGGTTCTTTCATTTATGTACCAAAAGGAGTAAAAGTAAAAATGCCACTTCAATCGTATTTTAGATTAAATGCGCCTGAAGCTGGACAATTTGAGCATACACTTATAATTGTAGACGAAGGAGCCGATTTACACTTTATCGAAGGATGTTCAGCACCAAAATACAAAAAAAATGTCTTACATGCTGGAGCTGTAGAGCTGATTGTCAAAAAAGGAGCAAGATTAAGATACTCAACCATCGAAAACTGGTCAAGAAATATGTATAACCTGAATACCAAAAGAGCATTAGTTGAAGAAGATGGTGTTATAGAATGGGTATCTGGATCATTTGGATCAAGAGTTTCCATGCTTTATCCAATGAGTATCTTAAAAGGCAATCGTTCAAGATGTGAATTTACAGGAGTTACATTTGCAGCGGCTGGACAATATCTTGACACAGGATGTAAAATTATTCATCAAGGAAAACAGACTAGCTCGACAGTTCACTCAAAATCAATTTCAAAAAATGGAGGAACAGCTTTTTACAGGGGGCTTTTAAAAGTATTGCCAGAAGCAACAGGAGCAAGATCAACTGTGGAATGTGAATCGCTGATGCTAGATAATCTGTCAAGTTCAGACACTATACCAATAATTGATATAAATAACGACAGCGTAGATATTGGGCATGAAGCAAAAATTGGGAGAATAAGCGATGAAGCGATATTTTACCTTATGTCAAGAGGTATAAGCGAAGATGAAGCAAAGGCGATGATTGTAAGAGGATTTGTTGAGCCGATTTCTAAGGAGCTTCCGCTTGAATATGCTGTAGAGCTTAATAAATTGATAGAGCTGGAACTGGAAGGAACTATTGGATAA
- the sufD gene encoding Fe-S cluster assembly protein SufD, whose protein sequence is MLEKSSIQNLDNSDYRLKIFEEYKTLEKVNWKRVGYKYEEPEIFKEFNNLEVKNENQDGVVIKNINDSLHELERLKNDNDYGLGDFFKKQNFAFYNEGKYLKIKERKTVEKPIYLNYRANKENNFLVDYNVIEVEDFAKVTVIITYDSEDDTPVYHNGIIKVFTGRNAEVKIIKIQTLNTNSSNFESSKIETLEQGKTQYYSVELGGKINAISHKSYLEEDSAEVYVWPAYLADEDRKLDLEYSVVFRGRRTIGELQGRGAVKDTAKKVFRGNLYFKQGSSKSEGREGEFAILLNDKIKADSIPTLFCSEDDVIGEHAASVGKVDESKLFYLMSRGLSEGRAKKLIVESSFRPIMDNIDDEKLREKLFEELERRI, encoded by the coding sequence ATGTTAGAAAAATCAAGCATACAAAATCTTGATAACAGTGATTACAGATTAAAAATTTTTGAAGAATATAAAACACTTGAAAAAGTTAATTGGAAAAGGGTTGGCTATAAATATGAGGAGCCTGAAATTTTTAAGGAATTTAATAATCTGGAAGTTAAAAATGAAAATCAAGATGGAGTTGTTATAAAAAATATAAATGATTCACTACATGAACTTGAAAGATTAAAAAACGATAATGATTATGGATTGGGAGATTTTTTCAAGAAACAGAACTTTGCTTTTTATAATGAAGGTAAATATTTGAAAATAAAAGAGAGAAAAACTGTTGAAAAGCCAATTTACTTAAATTATCGTGCAAATAAAGAAAATAATTTTCTAGTTGACTACAATGTTATTGAAGTGGAAGATTTTGCAAAAGTTACAGTAATAATTACTTATGATTCAGAAGATGATACACCAGTTTATCACAATGGGATTATAAAAGTGTTTACAGGACGAAATGCAGAAGTAAAAATTATAAAAATACAAACTTTAAATACAAATAGTTCCAATTTTGAATCATCTAAGATAGAAACTTTGGAACAAGGGAAAACTCAATATTACAGCGTTGAACTAGGTGGAAAGATTAATGCAATAAGCCATAAATCTTATCTTGAAGAAGATTCAGCAGAAGTTTATGTATGGCCTGCATACCTTGCTGATGAAGACAGAAAACTGGACTTGGAATACTCTGTGGTTTTCCGTGGACGTAGAACAATTGGAGAGCTTCAAGGAAGAGGGGCTGTAAAAGATACGGCTAAAAAAGTATTTCGTGGAAACCTTTACTTTAAGCAAGGTTCTAGTAAGTCTGAAGGACGTGAAGGGGAATTTGCAATTTTACTAAATGATAAAATAAAAGCTGATTCTATTCCAACATTATTCTGTAGCGAAGATGACGTTATCGGAGAACATGCCGCTTCTGTCGGAAAAGTTGATGAATCAAAATTATTTTATCTAATGAGCCGTGGACTTTCTGAAGGAAGGGCAAAAAAATTAATAGTAGAATCTTCATTCCGTCCGATAATGGATAACATTGATGATGAAAAGTTAAGAGAAAAATTATTTGAAGAACTGGAAAGAAGAATTTAA
- a CDS encoding SufS family cysteine desulfurase, whose amino-acid sequence MDYRKEFPIFKNRNNHYLDTAATSQKPKRVLNKIMEYYEKYNGNPGRGSHTLSMEASNLMANARKTVQKFINAKYSEEIIFTKSTTESINLIAYSYGLEFINENDEIILGISNHHANIVPWQFVAKKKNAKIKFVYLTENGQFDIEDFKNKLSDKTKLIAISAVVNVTGVIQPIKEIIEIARNKNKNIRILVDAAQSMIHFKHDVQELDADFLVFSGHKLFTPMGIGVMYGKKDILDKMPPFLYGGDMIEFVTEQESTFAPLPNKFEGGTQNVEGAVTLEEAINFIEEISYEKINEIENSLTKIALEKFKKLDFVETYFTKDVESAGIIAFNVKNVHSHDVAFILDSYDVAVRSGHHCAQPLMKYLGVPSCCRASFSIYNNEEDIDKLIEGLLKVKEVFEL is encoded by the coding sequence ATGGACTATAGAAAAGAATTTCCAATATTTAAGAATAGAAATAATCACTATCTTGATACAGCGGCAACTTCACAAAAGCCTAAAAGAGTGTTGAATAAAATTATGGAATATTATGAAAAGTATAATGGTAATCCAGGGCGTGGCTCGCATACCTTGTCTATGGAAGCCTCAAACTTGATGGCAAACGCACGTAAAACTGTACAGAAGTTTATTAATGCAAAATATTCAGAAGAAATAATTTTTACAAAAAGTACGACAGAATCAATCAATCTGATAGCCTATTCTTACGGGCTGGAATTTATAAACGAAAACGACGAGATAATTCTAGGAATTTCAAATCATCACGCAAACATTGTCCCTTGGCAGTTTGTTGCTAAAAAGAAAAATGCTAAGATAAAATTTGTTTATCTGACTGAAAATGGGCAGTTTGATATTGAAGATTTTAAAAATAAACTGTCAGATAAAACAAAACTTATAGCTATTTCTGCTGTGGTAAATGTTACAGGAGTTATTCAACCAATAAAGGAAATTATTGAAATTGCACGAAATAAAAATAAAAATATACGTATTCTTGTGGATGCTGCACAGTCGATGATACATTTTAAACATGATGTTCAAGAACTGGATGCAGATTTTCTTGTATTTTCAGGACATAAATTATTTACTCCAATGGGAATCGGAGTTATGTACGGGAAAAAGGATATTCTTGATAAAATGCCGCCTTTTTTATACGGTGGAGATATGATTGAGTTTGTGACAGAACAGGAATCAACGTTTGCACCACTTCCAAATAAGTTTGAAGGCGGTACTCAAAATGTAGAAGGTGCAGTAACTTTGGAAGAAGCAATTAATTTTATTGAAGAAATTAGTTACGAAAAAATTAATGAAATTGAAAATTCCCTTACGAAAATTGCTTTAGAAAAATTTAAAAAACTAGATTTTGTGGAAACTTATTTTACAAAAGATGTTGAAAGTGCTGGAATTATCGCCTTTAATGTAAAAAATGTGCATTCTCACGATGTGGCATTTATACTGGATTCTTACGATGTAGCAGTCCGTTCAGGGCATCATTGTGCACAGCCTTTAATGAAGTATTTAGGAGTGCCTTCGTGCTGCCGTGCAAGTTTTAGCATTTACAACAATGAAGAGGATATTGATAAACTGATAGAAGGACTTTTAAAAGTGAAGGAAGTTTTTGAATTATAG
- the sufU gene encoding Fe-S cluster assembly sulfur transfer protein SufU → MNLEKIYQQTILEYSRRKELNREIENPTFAERGHNPNCGDDLTLEIKIDENNVITDAAFIGSGCAISTASMAMLIDLVKGKTMEEAKEKVNLFFKMMKQEEKLTSEESKKLGDAVLMEYVAQMPARVKCATLSWHSLKVIVDKSEK, encoded by the coding sequence ATGAATTTAGAAAAAATATATCAGCAGACAATACTAGAATACAGCAGACGTAAGGAGCTAAACCGTGAAATTGAAAATCCGACATTTGCAGAACGTGGGCATAATCCAAATTGTGGAGATGACTTGACACTTGAAATAAAAATTGATGAAAATAATGTAATTACAGATGCCGCATTTATTGGAAGCGGATGTGCTATTTCAACTGCTTCGATGGCTATGCTGATTGACTTGGTAAAAGGGAAGACAATGGAAGAAGCAAAGGAAAAAGTAAATTTGTTTTTCAAAATGATGAAGCAGGAAGAAAAATTGACAAGTGAAGAAAGTAAAAAATTAGGAGATGCTGTTCTTATGGAATACGTGGCTCAAATGCCTGCAAGAGTAAAATGTGCGACACTTAGCTGGCATTCATTAAAAGTAATTGTGGATAAGAGTGAAAAGTAG
- a CDS encoding IS110 family transposase: MFFLGIDIAKLNHVASLVSDNGNIVFSNFMFKNTLEGFLSLIDKVKSIPKDDIVIALEFTGHYSDNFVNFFFNKKFNVTLVNPANVANFRKSYGRDSKNDRIDSINIAKMLLSREYSLVTQSDIEYLSLKKLNRIRDSLVKQKSKCKILLSRNLDSIFPELHLLPSGIHSKAVYALLKKYPSSEEIAALGIDVLTNILKTNSRGHFCEKTACIIKSQAKSSVGFEDISLSFHISQLISSIELLEEQIRNTEKQINAIIEKLKPVILSIPGISNVACACILGEIGNISRFRSPSKLLAFAGLDPKVRQSGQFRALSCRMSKRGSKYLRYSLIYTAWNAVRNNEVFSNYYALKRSQGKNHYKALGHVAHKLVRVIYRLMKDNIPFDAEQLI, translated from the coding sequence ATGTTTTTTTTAGGCATTGATATCGCCAAGCTCAACCACGTTGCTTCCCTTGTTTCTGACAACGGAAATATCGTTTTTTCTAATTTTATGTTCAAAAACACTCTTGAGGGCTTTCTTTCCTTAATTGATAAAGTAAAGTCCATCCCTAAAGATGACATTGTTATTGCTCTTGAATTTACTGGACACTATTCTGACAATTTTGTTAATTTCTTCTTTAACAAAAAGTTTAATGTCACTCTAGTCAATCCTGCAAATGTCGCCAATTTTAGAAAATCTTATGGAAGGGATTCTAAAAACGACAGGATTGATTCCATCAATATCGCTAAAATGCTGCTTTCCCGTGAATACTCTCTCGTTACACAGAGCGATATTGAATATCTTTCATTGAAAAAACTCAACAGAATCAGAGATTCCCTTGTCAAGCAGAAAAGTAAATGCAAAATTTTGCTGTCCAGAAATCTCGATTCCATATTCCCTGAGCTTCACCTGCTGCCTTCAGGCATCCATTCTAAAGCTGTCTATGCCCTTTTGAAGAAATATCCTTCTTCAGAAGAAATAGCTGCCTTAGGAATTGATGTTTTAACAAATATTTTAAAAACTAATTCCAGGGGGCATTTCTGTGAAAAGACTGCCTGTATTATCAAAAGTCAGGCTAAATCTTCTGTCGGTTTCGAGGACATCTCCTTAAGTTTTCATATTTCACAGCTGATTTCCTCTATTGAGCTGCTGGAAGAGCAGATAAGGAATACTGAAAAGCAGATCAATGCCATCATTGAAAAGCTTAAACCTGTTATCCTGTCTATTCCTGGCATAAGCAATGTTGCCTGTGCCTGCATTCTGGGAGAAATCGGAAATATATCAAGATTCCGTTCCCCTTCAAAGCTATTAGCATTTGCAGGCTTAGATCCTAAAGTCAGACAGTCAGGGCAGTTCAGAGCCTTATCATGCCGAATGTCAAAACGTGGCTCAAAATATTTACGATATTCCCTAATCTACACTGCCTGGAATGCTGTCCGAAACAATGAAGTTTTCAGTAATTACTATGCTCTTAAACGTTCACAGGGGAAAAATCATTACAAGGCACTGGGGCATGTTGCCCATAAGCTTGTAAGAGTTATTTACAGACTTATGAAAGATAATATTCCATTTGATGCTGAGCAGCTTATTTAA
- a CDS encoding cellulase family glycosylhydrolase yields MKRFIVEVLLFIFTSFSIMAENAGNVTSSASEIKNNSEILLKCSNMAGETAQGMGTAVNNGNNIFLKCLNSENSSENLIGTNKVNSKDILLECLNTSENAAGEAEKNGNSDEKILKCSNIVRIINANELFQTDKTGSIKGIQLKCSNTVKNVNKTEIPLSDSGGSNDIILKCSSVSENLLKNETAINSGGTANSNEITLKCSNIVRVVDGNKVFPDNPENSDAVILNCSDTAEKAGNIIGNIGQPKGNIGSLGGNIGGKVPVGPIIGGVAGASAVGAIAGGIGHHRGGGKGGTSGPQNGRNGGGKDDSSNPKKQKKDDSKIHNVRGIGIQPVNPFWRSNLQEAEDSYSKIARVGFQWVRITASWHRIQSKKNGGYDWQDIDDAVALARKYNLKVLMQISGAPEWATGADKLSTAEKNALNARKIWVASFAPLPQYDNGFSNFVSALVKRYAPKGVIDYEFWNEPGNPEFWHDTIQNPKPNPEHYTDLLKIAYTAAHNAHIDVNIMAGGMTVGATNNSTGYIGPMEFLERMYRAGAKGYFDGLSHHPYGIYARAFGDNGWANMIGDVVKPGGGEKTLYQIMSEHGDGNKKIWPSEVGLDASYPGVEETKQANIISQILGWYQRSNIFGPLILYQAKDRKPYITSGVLDRDSNGDGWLDVNIDTNGDGVPDANIDADHNGRPDVLDAADPENYFGIWKSDGTEKKAVDVIRRFINNNPAPSPSPAPLANGCDSATDASGQWKSVKCWEFKDRSLPANWQSKRIINHLGSHLTYLPNNISLDGERAKITTRRHCVNRKGDPLTDANATTGVCPAGKVTQYSSGRLESDKLVDASKPFRAEIRAKMNWNHLRGMRTALWMQKQQNDIDTPICKVPGGNAPYGSLLILEWFADTPSYAWPASNISCYYSQVNHEWTPRGFTHRLENRVGGQSKSLTDEWHVWAIEFDGTKVSYYMDGRLIPVVHYRIKDARRISVVDNTRYDQYGNYLSTMPDEDYSKLNISSALVKQGFENDKWHFIINDYVEWEPSQTPPSINAPFPVQTTEIDYVRLYKK; encoded by the coding sequence ATGAAAAGATTTATAGTTGAGGTTTTGCTCTTCATTTTTACAAGTTTTTCAATAATGGCTGAAAATGCAGGAAATGTGACGTCTTCAGCAAGTGAAATAAAAAATAACAGCGAAATATTATTAAAATGTTCAAATATGGCAGGAGAAACTGCACAGGGAATGGGAACAGCTGTAAATAATGGCAATAATATATTTTTAAAATGTCTAAATTCTGAAAACAGCAGTGAGAATTTGATTGGAACAAATAAAGTTAATTCCAAAGATATACTGCTGGAATGCTTAAATACAAGTGAAAATGCAGCAGGTGAAGCAGAAAAAAATGGAAATTCTGATGAAAAAATACTGAAATGTTCAAATATAGTTAGAATAATTAATGCAAATGAATTATTTCAAACGGATAAAACTGGAAGCATTAAGGGAATACAGCTGAAATGTTCAAATACAGTAAAAAATGTAAATAAAACTGAAATACCGTTATCAGACAGTGGCGGTTCAAATGATATAATATTAAAATGTTCCAGTGTATCTGAAAATCTGCTAAAAAATGAAACAGCGATAAATAGCGGCGGAACAGCTAATTCAAATGAAATAACTTTAAAATGTTCAAATATAGTTAGAGTTGTTGACGGGAATAAAGTTTTTCCAGATAATCCAGAAAATAGTGATGCGGTAATATTGAACTGTTCAGATACAGCGGAAAAAGCCGGTAATATTATTGGAAATATAGGACAGCCAAAAGGAAATATAGGATCTTTAGGAGGCAATATAGGAGGGAAAGTTCCTGTTGGGCCTATTATCGGCGGAGTGGCAGGAGCTTCTGCTGTCGGAGCAATTGCTGGTGGAATTGGACATCATAGAGGCGGTGGAAAAGGTGGAACTTCTGGACCTCAAAATGGTAGAAATGGTGGTGGCAAAGATGATAGTTCCAATCCTAAAAAACAGAAGAAAGACGATTCAAAAATTCATAATGTGAGAGGAATTGGAATACAGCCTGTCAATCCTTTTTGGAGAAGTAATCTTCAAGAAGCGGAAGACTCTTATTCAAAAATAGCAAGAGTAGGATTTCAGTGGGTAAGAATTACAGCTTCATGGCATAGAATCCAATCTAAAAAAAATGGAGGATATGATTGGCAGGACATTGATGATGCCGTTGCTCTTGCAAGAAAATATAACTTAAAAGTTTTAATGCAGATAAGCGGTGCTCCTGAATGGGCGACAGGGGCAGACAAACTTTCGACTGCTGAAAAAAATGCGTTAAATGCAAGAAAAATTTGGGTAGCTTCATTTGCTCCGCTTCCACAATATGATAATGGTTTTTCAAATTTTGTAAGTGCATTGGTAAAAAGATACGCTCCAAAGGGAGTAATAGACTATGAATTTTGGAATGAACCAGGAAATCCTGAGTTTTGGCATGATACTATTCAAAATCCTAAACCGAATCCTGAACATTATACTGATTTGCTGAAAATAGCGTATACAGCAGCACATAATGCTCATATTGATGTGAATATTATGGCTGGTGGGATGACGGTAGGTGCTACCAACAATTCAACAGGGTATATCGGGCCTATGGAATTTCTGGAAAGAATGTACAGAGCCGGGGCAAAAGGATATTTTGATGGATTATCGCACCATCCTTATGGAATTTATGCCAGAGCTTTTGGGGATAATGGCTGGGCAAATATGATAGGTGATGTTGTAAAACCTGGAGGAGGAGAGAAAACATTATACCAGATAATGTCAGAACACGGTGATGGTAATAAAAAAATATGGCCATCAGAAGTAGGACTGGATGCTTCTTATCCCGGTGTTGAAGAAACAAAACAGGCTAATATAATAAGTCAAATTTTAGGATGGTATCAAAGATCAAATATATTCGGCCCTCTTATTTTATATCAGGCAAAAGACAGAAAGCCTTATATTACTTCAGGAGTATTGGATAGGGATAGTAACGGCGATGGATGGCTTGATGTAAATATTGATACAAATGGAGATGGTGTTCCTGATGCAAACATTGATGCTGATCATAACGGACGTCCTGATGTACTGGATGCGGCAGATCCTGAAAATTATTTTGGAATTTGGAAGTCAGATGGTACTGAAAAAAAGGCAGTAGATGTAATTCGAAGATTTATTAATAATAATCCAGCACCTTCGCCATCTCCAGCTCCACTTGCAAATGGATGTGACAGTGCCACAGATGCTTCGGGCCAATGGAAGAGTGTGAAGTGTTGGGAATTTAAGGACAGAAGTCTTCCTGCAAATTGGCAAAGTAAAAGAATTATTAATCATCTGGGAAGTCATTTGACTTATCTGCCAAACAACATCAGTCTGGATGGTGAACGTGCCAAAATTACTACACGACGTCATTGTGTTAACAGAAAAGGAGATCCTCTAACTGATGCAAATGCAACTACGGGTGTATGTCCTGCAGGTAAGGTTACCCAATATTCAAGTGGTAGGCTGGAATCTGACAAACTTGTGGATGCTTCAAAGCCATTCCGTGCGGAAATACGTGCTAAAATGAACTGGAATCATTTGCGAGGAATGCGTACAGCTCTGTGGATGCAGAAACAGCAAAATGATATAGACACACCTATCTGTAAAGTTCCCGGCGGTAATGCACCTTATGGATCACTATTGATTTTGGAATGGTTTGCAGATACTCCGAGTTATGCGTGGCCTGCATCCAATATCAGTTGTTATTACAGCCAAGTCAATCACGAATGGACTCCTCGTGGCTTTACACACCGTTTGGAAAACCGTGTTGGCGGACAATCTAAATCGCTTACAGACGAATGGCATGTCTGGGCAATTGAGTTTGATGGAACGAAAGTAAGTTATTATATGGACGGAAGATTGATTCCTGTGGTTCATTATCGTATTAAAGATGCTCGACGTATCAGTGTAGTTGACAATACTCGATATGATCAATATGGTAACTATCTTTCAACTATGCCGGATGAAGACTATAGTAAGCTGAACATCAGTTCCGCTTTAGTCAAACAAGGATTTGAGAACGATAAATGGCATTTCATTATTAATGATTATGTAGAATGGGAACCTAGTCAAACCCCACCTTCCATCAATGCTCCGTTCCCGGTTCAAACTACAGAGATTGATTATGTGCGTCTGTATAAAAAATAG
- a CDS encoding B12-binding domain-containing radical SAM protein gives MKIKMILPALTEAESPFWRPVKYSLFPPLGLATLAGYFSEDDEIDLQDQHVEKLNLEDNPDLVIIQVYITNAYRAYKLADYYRKKGSYVVLGGLHVTSLPEEAMEHADTIMIGPGEDIFPKFLQDFKNKNPQKMYISTHRTLIGAPPARRDLIKRNKYLVPNSIVVTRGCPHHCDFCYKDAFYQNGKSFYTQLVDDALKEIDRLPGRHLYFLDDHLLGNPKFAAELFEGMKGMNRLFQGAATVDSILTGDLIEKAAQAGLRSLFVGFETFSPENLKSSNKNQNLKRNYEKAVNRLHSLGIMINGSFVFGLDYDDKDVFKRTVEWGVKNAITTSTYHILTPYPGTRLFKRMEDEGRIITRNWDLYDTRHVVYKTRNMTADEIEQGYNWAYKEFYKWKNIFRASGYHEIDKHKLKHFFYTAGWKKFEPFWNFIIKTKHLNNMTPVLESILSNVRKNK, from the coding sequence ATGAAAATAAAAATGATACTGCCTGCTCTTACAGAAGCTGAAAGCCCATTTTGGCGTCCTGTCAAATATTCATTATTTCCTCCACTGGGACTGGCAACACTTGCAGGGTATTTTTCAGAAGATGACGAAATAGATTTGCAGGATCAGCATGTAGAAAAATTAAATTTAGAAGATAATCCTGACTTGGTTATTATTCAAGTGTATATTACAAATGCTTACAGAGCTTATAAATTAGCCGATTACTATAGGAAAAAAGGCAGTTATGTAGTATTAGGAGGGCTTCATGTAACTTCATTGCCGGAAGAGGCGATGGAACATGCCGATACTATAATGATTGGCCCAGGAGAAGACATCTTTCCTAAATTTTTACAGGACTTTAAAAATAAAAATCCACAAAAAATGTATATTTCTACACACAGAACTTTAATTGGAGCACCGCCTGCACGAAGAGATTTAATTAAAAGAAATAAATATCTTGTACCAAATTCTATCGTGGTAACGAGAGGTTGTCCTCATCATTGTGATTTTTGCTACAAAGACGCTTTTTACCAGAATGGAAAATCATTTTATACTCAGCTTGTCGATGATGCGCTAAAAGAAATTGACAGGCTGCCAGGAAGACATTTATACTTTTTAGATGACCATTTATTAGGAAATCCTAAATTTGCTGCGGAACTTTTTGAAGGAATGAAAGGAATGAACAGGTTGTTTCAAGGTGCGGCAACAGTTGACTCAATACTTACGGGAGATTTAATAGAAAAGGCTGCTCAAGCAGGATTAAGAAGTCTTTTTGTAGGATTTGAAACTTTTTCTCCAGAAAATCTAAAATCCAGCAATAAAAATCAAAATTTAAAAAGAAACTATGAAAAAGCAGTAAACAGGCTTCATTCGTTGGGAATTATGATAAACGGGAGCTTTGTATTTGGATTGGATTACGATGACAAGGACGTCTTTAAAAGAACTGTTGAATGGGGAGTAAAAAACGCCATAACAACTTCTACTTACCACATTCTAACTCCTTATCCAGGAACAAGGCTGTTCAAGCGGATGGAAGATGAAGGCCGAATAATAACAAGAAATTGGGATTTATACGATACAAGACATGTTGTCTATAAAACCCGAAATATGACTGCTGACGAAATCGAACAAGGCTATAACTGGGCATACAAGGAATTCTACAAATGGAAAAATATATTCAGGGCAAGTGGATATCACGAAATAGATAAGCATAAGCTAAAACACTTTTTTTATACAGCTGGCTGGAAAAAATTTGAACCTTTCTGGAATTTTATAATAAAAACTAAACATTTAAACAATATGACTCCCGTGCTTGAAAGCATACTAAGCAATGTCAGAAAAAATAAATAA